A stretch of Dyella sp. BiH032 DNA encodes these proteins:
- a CDS encoding energy transducer TonB translates to MSHPAPAPRGADLIGATLLFSLLLHGVLLLGITFGYVKPRPSLPTLDVTLVDVANGEKPEQADFLAQANNRGGGEQDKVARPSQPFSGPLPKPDPGVAEQSQEATAARPQAATEDKLLTTTGNSRFKVNSDSAQPERTDSPLPASDADRIRMEAAQLAAEKRRIQEAYAKRPKKKFISSNTSEYAYAGYMRNWVDRIERVGNLNYPDAARRQQLHGDVLLTVTLDRDGKVMGIEVIGSSGEKILDQAAERIVRLAAPFPPLPQTGERVDELHITRTWQFQRDNVLHTR, encoded by the coding sequence GTGAGCCACCCTGCACCTGCCCCCCGGGGCGCCGACCTGATCGGCGCCACCCTGCTGTTTTCGCTGTTGCTGCATGGCGTGCTCTTGCTCGGCATCACTTTCGGCTACGTGAAGCCCAGGCCCAGCCTGCCCACGCTGGACGTGACCCTGGTGGACGTGGCCAATGGGGAGAAGCCCGAGCAGGCCGACTTCCTGGCCCAGGCCAATAACCGCGGCGGCGGCGAGCAGGACAAGGTGGCCCGCCCGTCGCAGCCGTTCTCCGGCCCGCTGCCCAAGCCCGATCCGGGCGTGGCCGAGCAATCGCAGGAAGCGACCGCGGCGCGTCCGCAGGCGGCCACCGAAGACAAGTTGCTGACCACCACCGGCAACAGCCGCTTCAAGGTGAACTCCGACAGCGCGCAGCCCGAACGCACGGACAGCCCCCTGCCCGCGTCCGACGCCGACCGCATCCGCATGGAGGCCGCCCAGCTGGCGGCGGAGAAGCGGCGGATCCAGGAGGCCTATGCCAAGCGCCCCAAGAAGAAGTTCATCTCGTCCAACACCAGCGAGTACGCCTATGCCGGCTACATGCGCAACTGGGTGGACCGCATCGAGCGGGTGGGCAACCTCAATTACCCGGACGCGGCCCGGCGCCAGCAGCTGCATGGCGACGTGCTGCTGACCGTCACGCTGGACCGCGACGGCAAGGTGATGGGCATCGAGGTGATCGGCAGTTCCGGCGAGAAGATCCTGGACCAGGCCGCGGAACGCATCGTGCGCCTGGCCGCGCCGTTCCCGCCGTTGCCGCAGACGGGCGAACGAGTGGACGAGCTGCACATCACGCGGACGTGGCAGTTCCAGCGCGACAACGTGCTGCATACCCGGTGA
- a CDS encoding YqgE/AlgH family protein — protein MSAPRPTSLAGQFLIAMPSLADPPFSRGVAFLCQHDEDGAVGLLVNQLSEYRLGDVLKQMKLECEDPEVADLPVLIGGPVQQERGFVLHREPGHWESSYRINDHWSVTTSRDILVAMAAGEGPRQALMALGYAGWSAGQLEQELKDNTWLTVEASERIVFQTPLEERWSAAAGLVGVDPLQLPGYAGHA, from the coding sequence ATGAGCGCTCCCCGCCCCACTTCCCTCGCCGGCCAATTCCTGATCGCCATGCCCAGCCTGGCCGATCCGCCCTTCTCCCGCGGCGTTGCCTTCCTCTGCCAGCATGACGAGGACGGCGCGGTGGGCCTGCTGGTCAACCAGCTCTCGGAGTACCGCCTCGGCGACGTGCTCAAGCAGATGAAGCTGGAGTGCGAGGACCCCGAGGTCGCCGACCTGCCGGTGCTGATCGGCGGTCCCGTGCAGCAGGAGCGCGGATTCGTGCTGCATCGCGAGCCGGGGCATTGGGAGTCCAGCTACCGCATCAACGACCATTGGTCGGTCACGACCTCGCGCGACATCCTGGTCGCCATGGCCGCGGGCGAAGGCCCGCGCCAGGCGCTGATGGCGCTGGGCTATGCCGGCTGGAGCGCCGGCCAGCTCGAGCAGGAACTGAAGGACAACACCTGGCTCACCGTCGAGGCCAGCGAGCGCATCGTGTTCCAGACGCCGCTCGAGGAACGCTGGAGCGCCGCCGCCGGCCTGGTCGGAGTCGACCCGCTCCAGTTGCCGGGCTACGCGGGTCACGCATGA
- the ruvX gene encoding Holliday junction resolvase RuvX, giving the protein MSCVFGFDYGSRLLGVAVGNRFTGLARALAVVPVRDGEPDWPRLDALRQEWQPDTLVIGLPLTLEGQEQAASRGARRLAERLHTRYALPVALVDERHSSQEAARRFAQARATGLKKRSDAAAIDAEAAAVILERWLAQPVDATLSLADPPPPT; this is encoded by the coding sequence ATGAGCTGTGTGTTCGGTTTCGACTACGGCAGCCGCCTGCTCGGCGTCGCGGTCGGCAACCGGTTCACCGGCCTGGCGCGCGCACTCGCCGTGGTGCCCGTGCGCGACGGCGAGCCGGACTGGCCCCGCCTGGACGCCCTGCGCCAGGAATGGCAGCCGGACACCCTGGTGATCGGCCTGCCGCTCACGCTCGAAGGCCAGGAACAGGCGGCCAGCCGCGGCGCCCGCCGCCTCGCCGAACGCCTGCACACCCGCTACGCCCTGCCCGTCGCCCTGGTCGACGAGCGCCACAGCTCCCAGGAAGCCGCCCGCCGCTTCGCCCAGGCCCGCGCCACGGGCTTGAAGAAGCGCAGCGACGCCGCCGCCATCGATGCGGAAGCCGCCGCGGTGATCCTGGAGCGCTGGCTCGCCCAGCCGGTCGACGCCACCCTTTCCCTTGCCGATCCGCCGCCCCCGACATGA
- a CDS encoding aspartate carbamoyltransferase catalytic subunit gives MTPRLRHLTTLENMPRETIERLLDRAVSMRDACAHGTRKLDLLAGRTILNLFFEPSTRTRTSFELAARRLGADVINFDIGFSSTSKGEELYDTLHTLEAMHLDAIVVRHKVSGTPDELVRHAMSGVSVINAGDGNRAHPTQGLLDMLTIRQHRPDFESLGVVICGDVKHSRVARSDVHALAALGTRDIRLCAPAALMPNEHELPHCQRFTDFDEAVQGADVVIMLRLQKERMAATDLQNEADYFRHYGLDTRRLARAARSALVMHPGPINRGIEISSDVADGAQSRILEQVGNGVFVRMAVLSEMLARP, from the coding sequence ATGACTCCACGCCTGCGCCACCTCACCACGCTCGAAAACATGCCGCGCGAAACCATCGAGCGCCTGCTCGACCGCGCCGTGTCCATGCGCGACGCCTGCGCGCACGGCACGCGCAAGCTCGACCTGCTGGCCGGACGCACCATCCTCAACCTGTTCTTCGAGCCTTCCACCCGCACGCGCACCTCGTTCGAACTCGCGGCGCGGCGCCTGGGCGCGGACGTGATCAACTTCGACATCGGCTTCTCTTCCACCAGCAAGGGCGAGGAGCTGTACGACACGCTGCACACGCTCGAAGCAATGCACCTGGACGCGATCGTGGTGCGCCACAAGGTCTCCGGCACGCCGGACGAGCTGGTGCGCCATGCGATGAGCGGCGTGTCGGTGATCAATGCCGGCGACGGCAATCGCGCGCATCCGACGCAGGGCCTGCTGGACATGCTGACCATCCGCCAGCACCGCCCGGATTTCGAGAGCCTGGGCGTGGTGATCTGCGGCGACGTAAAGCATTCGCGCGTGGCCCGCTCGGACGTGCACGCGCTGGCCGCGCTCGGCACCCGCGACATCCGCCTGTGCGCGCCGGCGGCGCTGATGCCCAACGAGCACGAACTGCCGCATTGCCAGCGCTTCACCGACTTCGACGAGGCTGTGCAAGGCGCCGACGTGGTGATCATGCTGCGCCTGCAGAAGGAGCGCATGGCCGCCACCGATCTGCAAAACGAGGCGGACTATTTCCGCCATTACGGCCTGGACACCCGCCGCCTCGCCCGCGCCGCGCGCAGCGCGCTGGTGATGCACCCAGGCCCGATCAACCGCGGCATCGAGATCAGCTCGGACGTGGCCGATGGCGCGCAGTCGCGCATCCTGGAGCAGGTCGGCAACGGCGTCTTCGTGCGGATGGCCGTGCTCAGCGAGATGCTGGCGCGGCCTTGA